The genomic DNA GTCCACGCCCGACCCGATCAGCGCGGCGCTGAGGCCGCCGGCGATCATCGAGACGGTGAGCAGGGAGCGGAACAGCGCGGGGCGGCTGCCATGGGCACGGCCCAGCATGGGCTGTGCGGCGATCACGTCGGCGCGGCCCGAGCCGAAATGGCCCTGCTTGCCGGTGATGGTCCTCGGCGATCCGACCGTGCGGCCCTGCATCGTTATCCCGACTCTCCACACGCCGCTGTGGCGCTACGGACTCACCATCGCTTGACAGATGTGGCGACAACACGGCCGCGCTTGTGGCCGAGTTGCGGCGTCCCGTGGAGATTTCGGGGCAGGCCGCCCGTGACTCGCGCGGCATCCCTCCTTAAGAGGGCGCCATGCGGGCGCCGGGCGGATGACGCGCGGCCGCCCTTTCCCGTCCGTACTGCCAGAGTCAGCCCCGATGAGCGGCGTCAACGAGATCCGGTCGACCTTCCTCGACTACTTCGCCAAGGCGGGCCACGAGGTCGTGCCGTCCTCGAGCCTCGTGCCGAAGAACGACCCGACGCTGATGTTCACGAACGCCGGCATGGTGCAGTTCAAGAACGTCTTCACCGGGATGGAGAAGCGCGCCTACGACCGGGCGACGACGGCGCAGAAATGCGTGCGGGCTGGCGGCAAGCACAACGACCTCGACAATGTCGGGTACACCGCGCGCCACCACACCTTCTTCGAGATGCTCGGCAACTTCTCGTTCGGCGACTACTTCAAGGACCGCGCGATCGAGCTGGCCTGGACGCTGATCACCAAGGAGTTCGGCCTCAAGCCCGACAAGCTCCTCGTCACCGTCTACGCCGACGACGACGAGGCCGCCGGCCTGTGGAAGAAGATCGCCGGCTTCTCCGACGACAAGATCATCCGGATCGGGACCTCCGACAATTTCTGGCAGATGGGCGATACCGGCCCCTGCGGCCCCTGCTCGGAGATCTTCATCGACCAGGGCCCGGCGCTGCAGGGCGGCCCGCCCGGCTCGCCGGACGAGGACGGAGACCGCTTCCTCGAGTTCTGGAACCTCGTGTTCATGCAGTACGAGCAACTGGAGCCGGGCGTCCGGAACCCGCTGCCGCGGCCGTCGATCGACACGGGCATGGGCCTGGAGCGCATGGCGGCGATCCTCCAGGGCGTCCACTCGAACTACGACACCGACCTGTTCCGCGCCCTGATCGACGCCGTGGCCCACGCGGTCTCGCGGGCGCCGGAGGCGGCCACGATGGCGTCCTACCGGGTGATCGCCGACCACCTGCGGGCGGCCTCCTTCCTGGTGGCCGACGGTGTGCTGCCGGGCAACGAGGGCCGCGGCTACGTGCTGCGCCGGATCATGCGCCGCGCCATGCGCCACGCCGAGATCCTGGGGGCCCGCGAGCCCACCATGTTCCGCCTCGTGCCGACCCTCGTGCGCGAGATGGGCCAGGCCTACCCGGAGCTGATGCGGGCCGAGAGCCTGATCGCCGAGACCCTGAAGCTGGAGGAGACCCGCTTCCGCCGCACCCTCGAGCGGGGCCTGTCGATCCTCGACGCCGAGAGCCGCGACCTCCGGGAGGGCGACAAGCTCTCCGGCGAGACCGCCTTCACCCTCTACGACACCTACGGCTTCCCCCTCGACCTGACGCAGGACGCCCTCAAGGCCCGCGGCATTGGCGTGGACACCGACGCCTTCGCGGCCGCGATGCAGCGCCAGAAGCAGGCGGCCCGCGAGGCCTGGAAGGGCTCGGGCGAGGCGGCGACCGAGACGGTGTGGTTCGGACTGCGCGAGCGCGTCGGCGCCACCGAATTCCTGGGCTACGAGACCGAGACCGCCGAGGGCATCGTGACCGCGCTCCTGCGCGACGGCGCCGAGGTGAAGGCCCTCGAGGCTGGTCAGACCGGCCTCGTCCTCGTCAACCAGACGCCGTTCTACGGGGAGTCGGGCGGCCAGGTCGGCGATACCGGCCTGATCCTGGCGCCGGGCGTGCGGGCGCGGGTGACCGACACCCAGAAGAAGCTCGGCGACGTGTTCGTCCATCACGTCACCGTGGAGGAGGGGACGGTGGGCCTCGACCAGCCGGTCGAGTTGAAGGTCGACAACGCCCGCCGCAGGGCGATCCGGGCCAACCACTCGGCCACCCACCTGCTCCACGAGGCCCTGCGGCAGGTGCTGGGCGACCACGTCGCCCAGAAGGGCTCGCTGGTCAGCCCCGACCGGCTGCGCTTCGACATCAGCCACCCGAAGCCGATTGAGGCCGACGAGCTCGGCCGCGTCGAGGACATCGCCAACGCGGTGCTGCTGCAGAACGCGCCCGTCGTCACGAAGCTGATGGCCGTGGACGACGCGATCGCGTCGGGCGCCCGCGCGCTGTTCGGCGAGAAGTACGGCGACGAGGTGCGGGTGGTCTCGATGGGGCTGCCGGTCGACGGCGACGCCGCGCAACCGCGCGCCAAGAACTTCTCCGTGGAGCTCTGCGGTGGCACTCACGCCGCGCGCACCGGCGATATCGGGGCGATCACCATCGTGGCCGAGAGCGCGGTGGGCGCGGGCGTGCGCCGGATCGAGGCGCTGACGGCCGACGCGGCGCGCCGTCACCGGGCCGAGGAGGCCCGGACGCTGGCGGCGCTCGCCGGCATCCTCAAGGCGCCGGTCTCGGAGGCGCCCGACCGCCTGACCGCGCTGATGGAGGACCGGCGCCGCCTGGAGCGCGAACTGGCCGAGACCCGTCGCAAGCTCGCCATGGGCGGCGAGGGCGGCCCGGGCTCGGGCGCGCAGCAGACCGAGATCGGCGGGGTGGCCTTCCGCCGCTCCGTCATCGAGGGGCTCGACATGCGCGACCTCAAGCCGATCGTCGACGAGGAGAAGAAGCGCCTGGGCTCCGGCATCGTGGCGGTGGTCGGCGTCGGACCGGACGGCAAGGCCGGGCTGGTGGTCGGCGTCACCGACGACCTGACCGCGCGCTACGACGCGGTCGGCCTGGTCCGGGCCGGGGCCGGGGCGCTCGGCGGGAAGGGCGGCGGCGGCCGCCGCGACATGGCGCAGGCCGGCGGCCCGAACGGAGCCGGGGCCGAGGCCGCCCTCGACGCCGTC from Methylobacterium oryzae includes the following:
- the alaS gene encoding alanine--tRNA ligase, encoding MSGVNEIRSTFLDYFAKAGHEVVPSSSLVPKNDPTLMFTNAGMVQFKNVFTGMEKRAYDRATTAQKCVRAGGKHNDLDNVGYTARHHTFFEMLGNFSFGDYFKDRAIELAWTLITKEFGLKPDKLLVTVYADDDEAAGLWKKIAGFSDDKIIRIGTSDNFWQMGDTGPCGPCSEIFIDQGPALQGGPPGSPDEDGDRFLEFWNLVFMQYEQLEPGVRNPLPRPSIDTGMGLERMAAILQGVHSNYDTDLFRALIDAVAHAVSRAPEAATMASYRVIADHLRAASFLVADGVLPGNEGRGYVLRRIMRRAMRHAEILGAREPTMFRLVPTLVREMGQAYPELMRAESLIAETLKLEETRFRRTLERGLSILDAESRDLREGDKLSGETAFTLYDTYGFPLDLTQDALKARGIGVDTDAFAAAMQRQKQAAREAWKGSGEAATETVWFGLRERVGATEFLGYETETAEGIVTALLRDGAEVKALEAGQTGLVLVNQTPFYGESGGQVGDTGLILAPGVRARVTDTQKKLGDVFVHHVTVEEGTVGLDQPVELKVDNARRRAIRANHSATHLLHEALRQVLGDHVAQKGSLVSPDRLRFDISHPKPIEADELGRVEDIANAVLLQNAPVVTKLMAVDDAIASGARALFGEKYGDEVRVVSMGLPVDGDAAQPRAKNFSVELCGGTHAARTGDIGAITIVAESAVGAGVRRIEALTADAARRHRAEEARTLAALAGILKAPVSEAPDRLTALMEDRRRLERELAETRRKLAMGGEGGPGSGAQQTEIGGVAFRRSVIEGLDMRDLKPIVDEEKKRLGSGIVAVVGVGPDGKAGLVVGVTDDLTARYDAVGLVRAGAGALGGKGGGGRRDMAQAGGPNGAGAEAALDAVAQALTEAA